The following proteins are co-located in the Marispirochaeta aestuarii genome:
- a CDS encoding phosphoenolpyruvate carboxykinase (GTP), whose amino-acid sequence MLEMKKGVDILSDVGGLKTIDEARKVFEANLDSANLAKISKIKNEEALLKIANAISMCEPDNVFIISDTREDAAYVKQRSIETGEEKKLAIKDHTIHFDLPEDQGRLVSQTFYIINEDEDISALAKKQLRSEAHQYVKDNMKGIMKGLTMYVSFLNRGPVGAKASIPALMITSSTYVQTSGDLLYRNVYSSFDSEVERCGTFFTNVHSQGPNRSEDVPNARIYMDRSWQTCYSTYCTYAGNTLLLKKGNHRFAVDRATYQKVEEELSEHMFITGMTGPGGRKTYFAGAAPSGCGKTTTAMVGTDFIGDDLAQIWIDESNGTVRAINPEKGIFGIVEDVNWEGDPHLMKCLREEKTTVIYSNVLVDENLKPRWVGDGEEIPQKGTNFQGEWWPGKTDANGKPVPMSHPNSRCTLLNSSIDNYNEEAAEDPKGVHVKVVTYSGRDADTMVPVWVARTPDEGVAIGASVVSKATATEVGATGVNRQPWANAPFVPGALADYMDAQFKFYNSGKIKDKPLLAGLNYFLTHENRGGSGKGLLGEKKDVKVWLGWLELYANGDVEAIETPIGFIPKYEDLKKLFDGIGKEYPKSLYDMQFALYVDNIIKRIDLQTEAYSKEKNLPSQLFKVYEKQKAELLALKEKFGAVVSVEQVAGK is encoded by the coding sequence ATGTTAGAAATGAAGAAAGGGGTAGATATCCTTTCAGACGTCGGCGGCCTGAAAACCATCGATGAAGCACGTAAGGTCTTTGAAGCGAATCTGGATTCCGCCAATCTCGCCAAAATTTCAAAGATCAAGAACGAAGAGGCTCTGCTCAAGATCGCCAACGCGATCTCCATGTGCGAGCCCGATAATGTCTTTATTATCAGCGATACCCGGGAAGACGCAGCCTATGTCAAGCAGCGCAGCATCGAGACCGGTGAAGAGAAAAAACTGGCAATCAAGGACCACACCATCCACTTTGACCTTCCTGAAGATCAGGGACGTCTGGTCAGCCAGACCTTCTACATTATAAACGAGGATGAGGACATCAGTGCTCTGGCAAAGAAGCAGCTGCGTTCCGAAGCCCACCAGTACGTCAAGGACAACATGAAGGGTATCATGAAGGGACTTACCATGTACGTCTCCTTCCTGAACCGGGGACCCGTAGGTGCCAAAGCCTCCATTCCCGCCCTGATGATTACCTCCTCCACCTATGTTCAGACCAGCGGCGACCTGCTGTACCGGAACGTATACTCCAGCTTCGACAGTGAAGTTGAGCGCTGCGGGACCTTCTTTACCAACGTTCACAGCCAGGGCCCCAACCGCTCCGAAGACGTACCCAACGCCCGCATCTACATGGACAGAAGCTGGCAGACCTGTTACTCAACCTACTGTACCTATGCCGGTAATACCCTGCTCCTCAAGAAGGGTAACCACCGCTTTGCCGTAGACCGTGCAACCTACCAGAAGGTCGAGGAAGAGCTTTCCGAGCACATGTTCATTACCGGAATGACCGGCCCCGGCGGACGGAAAACCTACTTTGCCGGTGCCGCACCTTCGGGATGCGGAAAGACAACCACCGCCATGGTTGGTACCGACTTTATCGGCGACGACCTGGCCCAGATCTGGATCGACGAGTCCAACGGAACCGTTCGGGCGATCAACCCGGAAAAAGGTATCTTCGGTATCGTTGAAGACGTTAACTGGGAAGGCGACCCCCACCTGATGAAGTGTCTGCGGGAAGAGAAAACCACGGTTATCTATTCCAATGTTCTTGTCGACGAGAACCTGAAACCCCGCTGGGTCGGCGACGGTGAAGAGATCCCTCAGAAGGGAACCAACTTCCAGGGCGAATGGTGGCCCGGAAAGACCGATGCCAACGGCAAGCCGGTCCCCATGTCTCACCCCAACTCCCGCTGTACCCTGCTCAACTCCTCCATCGACAACTATAACGAAGAGGCCGCGGAAGATCCCAAGGGAGTACACGTAAAGGTCGTAACCTACTCCGGACGTGACGCCGACACCATGGTTCCCGTATGGGTTGCCAGGACTCCTGATGAGGGTGTTGCAATCGGTGCGTCCGTAGTTTCCAAGGCTACCGCCACCGAGGTCGGTGCTACCGGTGTAAACCGTCAGCCCTGGGCCAATGCACCCTTCGTACCCGGTGCCCTCGCCGACTACATGGATGCCCAGTTCAAGTTCTACAACTCCGGCAAGATCAAGGATAAGCCCCTTCTTGCGGGACTCAACTACTTCCTTACCCACGAGAACCGCGGCGGTTCCGGCAAGGGTCTCCTGGGTGAAAAGAAGGACGTAAAGGTCTGGCTCGGCTGGCTTGAGCTCTATGCCAACGGTGACGTTGAAGCCATCGAGACCCCCATCGGATTCATTCCGAAGTACGAAGACCTGAAGAAGCTCTTTGACGGAATCGGCAAAGAGTATCCCAAGAGCCTCTACGACATGCAGTTCGCGCTGTACGTTGACAACATCATCAAGAGAATCGACCTGCAGACCGAAGCCTACAGCAAGGAGAAGAATCTTCCCTCACAGCTGTTCAAGGTTTACGAGAAGCAGAAAGCTGAACTCCTCGCCCTCAAGGAGAAGTTTGGAGCTGTCGTTTCCGTTGAGCAGGTTGCCGGCAAATAG
- a CDS encoding alpha/beta hydrolase — protein sequence MVQEGIFYGYRGRELFYRYALPAEPKAAVLFLHGYGEHSGRYSHVIENFAARGYAVFVPDLRGHGRNARCLGDLEGRDKIREDAHILTQTINQKCPGLPVVLVGHSMGGMLALYQLLKYQDQYAAAVLSGPAILLPEGISPLIKAMAGLIARLAPKLPVQELDLSEATRNMEMRAEDDRDPLQYKGKARARTGNETIRAQQEVQDRLGEIRLPLLVMHGSDDKVIDPAATEIVYSRASSQDKTKKFWPGLYHELMNEPERDEVFAYVFDWLDSRLKG from the coding sequence ATGGTACAGGAAGGAATTTTTTACGGATACAGGGGAAGGGAACTCTTTTACCGCTATGCTCTTCCGGCGGAACCGAAAGCAGCGGTGCTGTTCCTCCACGGCTACGGGGAACATTCCGGCCGGTATTCTCATGTCATCGAGAATTTTGCAGCCCGGGGGTATGCGGTATTCGTTCCTGACCTTCGGGGCCACGGCAGAAATGCACGCTGCCTGGGGGATCTGGAGGGACGGGACAAAATCCGGGAAGACGCACACATCCTGACTCAGACAATTAATCAGAAGTGCCCGGGACTTCCGGTGGTTCTTGTGGGCCACAGTATGGGAGGGATGCTGGCCCTGTATCAGCTGCTGAAATACCAGGACCAGTATGCAGCCGCGGTATTAAGCGGACCCGCCATACTTCTGCCGGAGGGGATCAGTCCCCTGATAAAGGCCATGGCCGGGCTTATCGCGCGCCTGGCACCGAAGCTTCCCGTCCAGGAACTCGACTTGAGCGAGGCAACCAGGAACATGGAGATGCGGGCGGAGGACGACAGGGACCCCCTTCAGTATAAAGGAAAGGCCAGGGCCAGGACGGGGAATGAAACGATCCGCGCCCAGCAGGAGGTACAGGACCGGCTCGGTGAGATTCGTCTGCCGCTTCTTGTAATGCACGGATCCGATGACAAGGTAATCGACCCGGCGGCAACGGAGATTGTTTACTCCCGGGCTTCCAGTCAGGATAAAACAAAGAAATTCTGGCCCGGGCTTTATCATGAGCTCATGAACGAACCGGAGAGGGACGAGGTTTTCGCCTATGTCTTCGACTGGCTTGATTCCCGGCTGAAGGGCTAG
- a CDS encoding biotin/lipoyl-containing protein, which yields MKKRVDFMVTAFRDGFQSAYGARVFTKDFLPAVEAAVEAGINHFEAGGGARFQSLFFYCNENAFDMMDSFRQAAGPDVNLQTLARGVNVVGLDSQSSDVIDLHARMFKKHGITTIRNFDALNDVNNLIYSGQCIVDAGLKHEVVVTMMELPPGCEGSHTPEFYIQSLKDILDAGIPFDSVCFKDASGTSVPSKVFETIKQARKMLGDDVQLVFHSHETAGIGVAQYMAALEGGANQIDLSLAPCSGGTCQTDVMTMWHALRGTDFDLGVDIKKIEKAEEVFKDCMKDYFMPPEATTVEPLIPFSPMPGGALTANTQMLRDNNLMDKYVEISANMGEVVRRGGFGTSVTPVSQFYFQQAFNNTLIGPWEKIAEGYGKMVLGYFGKTPVPADPEIVKLASEQLGLEPTEKKVLEINDADPKKGIPAARKMLQEAGIEETEENLFIAATCKEKGITYLKGEAKSGVRKIDRSKPAEGGEAAAGGYTVKLEGKTFKVKLEGDKAVVNGKSYSVNVTPGIDEGGAAAASGGTGEGVKVSAPLPGLILRLSKGEGDSVSEGEVIMVMESMKMENEIHSPASGVIANIPVKQGDQVAAGDTLVEIQ from the coding sequence ATGAAAAAGCGCGTAGATTTCATGGTTACAGCCTTCCGGGACGGATTTCAGTCCGCCTACGGAGCCCGTGTTTTTACCAAGGACTTTCTGCCCGCCGTTGAAGCGGCGGTTGAAGCAGGAATCAACCACTTTGAAGCAGGCGGCGGCGCCCGTTTCCAGTCCCTTTTCTTTTACTGCAACGAGAATGCCTTCGATATGATGGATTCTTTCCGCCAGGCCGCCGGTCCGGACGTGAACCTGCAGACCCTTGCCAGGGGTGTAAACGTCGTAGGGCTCGACTCCCAGTCCAGTGATGTTATCGATCTCCATGCCAGGATGTTCAAGAAGCACGGCATAACCACGATCCGTAACTTCGATGCCCTGAACGATGTGAACAACCTGATCTATTCCGGTCAGTGCATCGTTGACGCCGGACTGAAGCACGAGGTCGTCGTGACCATGATGGAGCTTCCTCCCGGATGCGAAGGCTCCCACACCCCCGAATTCTATATCCAGTCCCTGAAGGACATTCTGGACGCGGGAATCCCCTTCGATTCAGTCTGTTTCAAGGACGCCTCCGGAACCTCGGTTCCCAGCAAGGTGTTTGAGACCATCAAGCAGGCAAGGAAGATGCTCGGCGATGATGTACAGCTGGTGTTCCACAGTCACGAGACCGCCGGTATCGGTGTAGCCCAGTACATGGCCGCCCTGGAAGGCGGAGCCAACCAGATCGACCTTTCCCTGGCGCCCTGTTCGGGCGGTACCTGTCAGACCGACGTCATGACCATGTGGCATGCCCTGCGGGGAACCGATTTTGACCTTGGAGTTGACATCAAGAAGATTGAAAAGGCCGAAGAGGTTTTCAAGGATTGCATGAAGGACTACTTCATGCCCCCCGAGGCTACCACCGTCGAGCCTCTGATCCCCTTCAGCCCCATGCCCGGCGGGGCCCTGACCGCAAATACCCAGATGCTGCGGGACAACAACCTGATGGACAAGTACGTCGAGATCTCCGCCAACATGGGCGAGGTCGTCCGTCGCGGCGGTTTCGGAACCTCCGTTACCCCCGTGAGCCAGTTCTACTTCCAGCAGGCCTTCAACAACACCCTGATCGGCCCCTGGGAAAAGATCGCCGAGGGCTACGGCAAGATGGTCCTGGGATACTTCGGCAAGACCCCGGTCCCCGCGGATCCTGAAATCGTTAAGCTTGCTTCCGAGCAGCTCGGTCTGGAACCCACGGAGAAGAAGGTCCTGGAAATCAACGATGCGGACCCCAAAAAGGGTATTCCCGCTGCCAGGAAGATGCTCCAGGAAGCCGGTATCGAAGAGACGGAAGAGAACCTATTCATCGCCGCCACCTGTAAGGAGAAGGGCATTACCTACCTGAAGGGAGAGGCCAAGTCCGGCGTTCGCAAGATCGACAGAAGCAAACCCGCCGAGGGCGGCGAAGCTGCTGCCGGCGGTTACACCGTCAAGCTTGAAGGCAAGACCTTCAAGGTCAAACTGGAAGGCGACAAGGCTGTCGTCAACGGCAAGAGCTACTCTGTGAACGTGACCCCCGGGATCGATGAGGGTGGCGCTGCAGCTGCCTCCGGCGGCACCGGAGAAGGCGTCAAGGTTTCCGCACCTCTTCCCGGTCTCATCCTGCGCCTCAGCAAGGGCGAGGGCGACAGCGTCAGCGAGGGCGAGGTAATCATGGTGATGGAATCCATGAAAATGGAGAACGAGATCCATTCTCCCGCCTCCGGAGTAATCGCGAACATTCCTGTAAAGCAGGGAGATCAGGTAGCAGCCGGCGACACTCTGGTAGAAATCCAGTAA
- a CDS encoding acyl-[acyl-carrier-protein] thioesterase: MATDMHYSFSHTIIYSEIDTRGRLALPSFSAIFQEAALLQAEKLGFGESYCAAEGRMWVLSRLRVEFDRSPVHRETIRVETWPKEPQGPLARRDFRIFGADGELCARATSGWMLLDTAGMRPVRPQQVFKDFDFSGVGEAVQGSAPKVPGCDGEGSQVRVTARYSDLDQNDHVNNTRYVRWFLDCFSPQEFDRLDLTGFDINYSRAAGWNDTVTLKRCDGPGSTIVRGYLDDGSESFAAMLLYREVS; this comes from the coding sequence ATGGCGACAGATATGCACTACAGCTTTTCCCATACCATTATCTACAGCGAGATAGACACCAGGGGGCGCCTGGCGCTTCCCTCTTTTTCCGCCATCTTTCAGGAGGCGGCCCTGCTCCAGGCGGAGAAACTCGGTTTTGGCGAGTCCTACTGCGCGGCGGAGGGGCGGATGTGGGTCCTGTCCCGGCTGCGGGTGGAGTTTGACAGGTCCCCGGTCCATCGTGAAACAATACGGGTGGAGACCTGGCCGAAGGAACCCCAGGGCCCCCTGGCGCGGCGCGATTTCCGCATCTTCGGTGCCGACGGAGAACTCTGTGCCCGGGCCACCAGCGGCTGGATGCTCCTGGATACGGCCGGCATGCGTCCGGTGCGACCGCAGCAGGTATTCAAGGATTTTGATTTCTCCGGCGTGGGGGAGGCTGTCCAGGGATCCGCTCCCAAGGTCCCGGGCTGCGACGGGGAGGGGAGTCAGGTCAGGGTTACCGCCAGGTACTCGGACCTCGACCAGAACGATCATGTCAACAACACCCGCTATGTTCGCTGGTTCCTGGACTGTTTTTCTCCCCAGGAATTCGACCGTCTCGATCTGACCGGTTTTGATATCAACTACTCCCGGGCCGCCGGCTGGAATGACACCGTGACATTGAAACGCTGTGATGGACCCGGCTCGACCATTGTACGGGGCTATCTGGATGACGGCAGCGAGAGCTTTGCCGCCATGCTGCTCTATCGTGAGGTATCGTAA
- a CDS encoding (deoxy)nucleoside triphosphate pyrophosphohydrolase: MKHVRVTAAVLRRGEYILLARRSEQQSRPLLWEFPGGKVEDGEDDRSCLSRELQEELGIEARIGEKLGLFPFSYPDISIELAVYEAEIIRGEPHPREHHELAWVTVDDLLSFRLAEADIPAAESVARGVPEQTGNEGEER, encoded by the coding sequence ATGAAACACGTTCGTGTAACGGCCGCGGTCCTCCGCCGGGGTGAATATATCCTCCTTGCGAGGCGTTCTGAACAGCAATCCCGTCCGCTTTTATGGGAATTCCCCGGAGGGAAGGTGGAGGACGGAGAGGACGACCGGAGCTGTCTGTCCCGGGAGCTTCAGGAGGAGCTGGGGATCGAGGCCCGGATTGGGGAGAAGCTGGGGCTTTTCCCGTTCTCCTATCCGGATATCTCCATCGAACTCGCCGTCTATGAAGCCGAAATTATCAGGGGAGAGCCCCATCCGAGGGAGCATCATGAGCTTGCCTGGGTTACGGTGGATGATCTTCTCAGCTTCCGGCTGGCGGAGGCGGATATTCCTGCGGCTGAATCAGTAGCCCGGGGAGTCCCTGAACAGACCGGAAATGAAGGGGAGGAAAGATAG
- the rsgA gene encoding ribosome small subunit-dependent GTPase A, whose product MAEDRKTECEKAFPGCTPGRVVGEGQHLYKVLSDEDELLCRVSGGFRHAAGEKGDYPVTGDWVALRREGSLIEGVLRREACIARASAGGTTERQILAANVDLVFIVAGLDGGRNLTRRGIERYLVMVRESGAEAVLVLNKLDLCSDIVSALQAAEEAAPGVRQILTSARTGDGMKELAGVLSPGLTGVVLGPSGVGKSSLINALLGEDRLSRGETRESDHRGRHTSTSRNLVFIPGGGALIDTPGLRELRLWAGEASLDEVFHDLDHHARNCRFRDCTHQGEPGCAVQQALVDGELSHERYESYLELRKELNYLHRRSDEQARAEEERRWKQISKSVKQFYKGKKGY is encoded by the coding sequence ATGGCTGAAGATAGAAAAACCGAATGCGAAAAAGCCTTCCCGGGCTGTACTCCCGGCCGGGTCGTGGGGGAAGGACAGCATCTCTACAAGGTTCTCAGCGATGAGGACGAGCTTCTGTGCCGGGTAAGCGGCGGTTTTCGCCATGCCGCCGGAGAAAAAGGGGATTATCCCGTTACCGGGGACTGGGTCGCCCTGCGCAGAGAAGGATCTCTGATTGAAGGAGTCCTTCGGCGGGAGGCCTGTATAGCCCGCGCCAGTGCCGGAGGGACCACGGAGCGGCAGATCCTGGCCGCCAATGTGGACCTGGTTTTTATCGTCGCCGGCCTGGACGGCGGCCGTAATCTTACCCGACGGGGAATCGAGCGCTATCTGGTAATGGTTCGTGAGAGCGGGGCCGAAGCGGTCCTGGTTTTGAACAAGCTGGATCTGTGTTCCGACATTGTCAGCGCCCTTCAGGCCGCGGAGGAGGCAGCTCCCGGGGTCCGGCAGATCCTGACCAGTGCCCGTACCGGTGACGGTATGAAGGAACTGGCCGGTGTTTTGAGCCCCGGATTGACCGGGGTTGTCCTGGGCCCCTCGGGGGTTGGAAAATCCTCCCTCATAAATGCCCTGCTGGGGGAAGACCGGCTTTCCAGGGGAGAGACCAGGGAAAGCGACCACCGGGGCAGACATACCTCGACCAGTCGCAATCTGGTTTTTATTCCAGGAGGTGGTGCCCTGATAGATACCCCGGGCTTACGGGAACTCCGGCTCTGGGCCGGAGAAGCCTCCCTGGATGAGGTCTTTCATGACCTGGACCACCATGCCCGGAACTGCCGCTTTCGCGACTGCACCCACCAGGGGGAACCGGGCTGTGCAGTGCAGCAGGCCCTTGTGGACGGGGAGCTTTCCCACGAACGCTATGAGAGCTATCTGGAACTGCGGAAGGAGTTGAATTATCTGCACCGCAGAAGCGATGAACAGGCCCGGGCCGAGGAGGAGCGTCGCTGGAAACAGATTTCCAAATCTGTTAAGCAGTTTTATAAGGGCAAGAAGGGATATTAG
- a CDS encoding sodium ion-translocating decarboxylase subunit beta yields the protein MNFGSAFYDLWTTTGLYGFMQEGGWQSVLMILVGFLLLYLAIKKGFEPLLLVPIGLGAILSNIPFAEIAAHTVITGNISETALAVREISGGFIGLFYDFGIGSGLFPLLIFMGVGAMTDFGPLLADPKTFLLGAAAQFGIFVAVLGALFLGKYVPGINFDLFAAGSIGIIGGADGPTAIYVASRLKPELLGAIAVAAYSYMALVPIIQPPIMRLLTTKEERQIKMEQLRHVSKREKILFPLVVLITCIILLPSATPLIGALMFGNLARECGVVERLSDTMQNALMNIVTIMLGLAVGSKMQAESFLNMNTLGILLLGLIAFAIGTATGLLLAKGMNLVSKKPINPLIGAAGVSAVPMAARVVNKVGKEANSQNFLLMHAMGPNVAGVIGSAVAAGVLLGVIPKLAGG from the coding sequence ATGAACTTTGGAAGCGCATTTTACGATTTATGGACCACAACAGGTCTTTACGGCTTTATGCAGGAGGGCGGATGGCAGAGCGTTCTCATGATTCTTGTCGGCTTCCTGCTTCTTTACCTGGCCATCAAGAAAGGCTTTGAGCCCCTGCTGCTGGTACCCATCGGGCTTGGGGCGATTCTGTCGAATATCCCCTTCGCGGAAATCGCCGCCCACACGGTAATAACCGGAAATATCAGCGAGACCGCCCTGGCGGTCAGGGAGATTTCCGGCGGATTTATCGGGCTCTTTTACGACTTCGGTATCGGTTCGGGCCTCTTTCCGCTGCTGATCTTCATGGGCGTAGGTGCCATGACCGACTTCGGACCCTTGCTGGCGGACCCCAAGACCTTCCTGCTCGGTGCCGCAGCACAGTTTGGTATCTTTGTGGCGGTTCTCGGCGCTCTGTTCCTGGGAAAATATGTTCCGGGAATCAACTTCGACCTCTTTGCCGCCGGTTCCATCGGAATCATTGGCGGGGCGGACGGACCGACGGCGATCTATGTCGCCTCCCGGCTCAAGCCGGAGCTCCTGGGCGCAATAGCCGTCGCGGCCTACTCCTACATGGCCCTGGTGCCGATTATTCAGCCTCCCATCATGCGTCTGCTCACCACCAAAGAGGAGCGGCAGATAAAGATGGAGCAGCTGCGCCATGTAAGCAAACGGGAGAAGATTCTTTTTCCCCTGGTTGTACTTATCACCTGTATAATCCTGCTGCCCTCAGCTACCCCTCTGATCGGTGCGCTGATGTTCGGTAACCTTGCCCGGGAGTGCGGTGTTGTGGAAAGACTCTCCGACACCATGCAGAACGCCCTGATGAACATTGTTACCATCATGCTGGGTCTGGCCGTAGGCTCCAAGATGCAGGCCGAATCCTTCCTGAACATGAATACCCTGGGAATCCTGCTGCTGGGTCTGATCGCTTTTGCCATCGGTACTGCCACCGGTCTGCTTCTGGCCAAGGGCATGAACCTGGTTTCCAAGAAACCCATCAATCCCCTGATCGGTGCGGCGGGTGTTTCCGCGGTGCCCATGGCGGCCCGGGTAGTGAACAAAGTCGGTAAAGAGGCCAACTCTCAGAACTTCCTTCTGATGCATGCCATGGGACCCAATGTGGCCGGCGTTATCGGATCGGCCGTCGCTGCCGGTGTGCTGCTGGGTGTTATTCCCAAGCTTGCAGGCGGCTGA
- a CDS encoding AEC family transporter, whose translation MRQMLFSLGIIIAGMSIGYALQRLVRAGIIKADPSLGRARKYLQRISLLLFLPLANMGAIWIFQIDTLRLLFLPLLGFLAIVAGAAASLGIGRFLNYDPERRGALFSTGTMSNLGSVGTLVVFITLGEAGYAMVPFYRLFELFSYYGICFPIARSFSPQRASAAGRGRILTLFADPFVLVTLLSLGTGLILNLAGVERPSFYGPLNSVLVPLASLFLLMSIGMAMRFGKIGSYLREAFVVAGIKYLIIPVAVAGSAALLGYGSIYGGLPLKVVLIMSSMPVGFIAMVPPSIYKLDVDLANAAWLVTTLLLALVIPLQMFLVRMI comes from the coding sequence ATGCGGCAGATGCTTTTTTCTCTCGGAATCATTATTGCGGGAATGTCCATCGGATACGCCCTTCAGCGTCTTGTGCGGGCGGGAATCATCAAAGCCGATCCGTCCCTTGGAAGGGCACGAAAATACCTGCAGCGGATCTCCCTGCTCCTGTTTTTACCCCTGGCGAATATGGGGGCAATCTGGATCTTCCAGATCGATACCCTGCGGCTGCTGTTCCTTCCCCTGCTGGGGTTTCTGGCCATTGTCGCCGGTGCGGCGGCCTCCCTGGGGATCGGCAGGTTCCTGAACTACGATCCGGAGCGGAGGGGGGCCCTCTTTTCCACGGGAACCATGTCGAACCTGGGCTCCGTCGGCACCCTGGTGGTATTCATTACCCTCGGCGAAGCGGGTTACGCGATGGTCCCTTTCTATCGTCTTTTTGAACTCTTCAGCTATTACGGAATCTGTTTCCCCATCGCCAGGAGTTTTTCTCCCCAGAGGGCTTCGGCAGCCGGCCGCGGCCGCATTCTTACCCTCTTTGCCGACCCTTTTGTCCTGGTAACCCTCTTGAGCCTGGGCACCGGACTCATCCTCAATCTGGCCGGGGTAGAACGGCCCTCTTTTTACGGCCCCCTGAATTCCGTCCTGGTACCGCTGGCGAGCCTCTTCCTGCTTATGTCCATCGGTATGGCCATGCGTTTCGGTAAAATCGGGAGCTACCTGCGCGAGGCCTTTGTCGTGGCGGGGATAAAATACCTGATAATTCCTGTTGCGGTTGCGGGAAGTGCGGCCCTTCTCGGCTACGGTTCCATCTACGGCGGACTGCCCCTAAAGGTGGTACTCATAATGTCCTCCATGCCGGTGGGCTTTATCGCCATGGTGCCACCGTCCATCTATAAACTCGATGTTGATCTGGCCAACGCAGCGTGGCTTGTAACTACCCTGCTCCTTGCCCTGGTTATTCCGCTGCAGATGTTTCTTGTTCGAATGATCTAG
- a CDS encoding Gfo/Idh/MocA family protein: MRKRYAVCGVSNRALKMFVKPMLSLFQEHTEVVGLLDPDPRRFEVAGEQYPSLKELPCYKPEELEKMIRECRPDVLLIAGRDNTHARYVLAALEHDIDSLVEKPMAAGAEDCQKIIDAEKKSKGRVQVTFNYRYTAIHRRIKEMILQGKVGRITSIDLNWYIDTYHGSSYFRRWNRYREISGGLSIHKASHHFDLVNWWTGQRPEEVFAFGALNYYGPEGPKNPSIKDGRFCQTCDEKDQCIYYRRWNHRTGDAEVKDDHLDLDEARKANFTGYRTDACIFDSDIQIEDTYTATIRYDKGAMLSYSVNFSTPWEGYRVAINGTEGRIESTEYHMPQRIPFPFEEHQTIEYYPLFGSKEIIHVVERPGGHHGADPVLLEDVFLGPDPSRDYEIASSSLDGALAVATGEAVWKSVRDRRPYKLRELLTY; encoded by the coding sequence ATGAGGAAGCGCTATGCCGTGTGCGGCGTAAGCAACAGGGCCCTGAAAATGTTTGTGAAGCCGATGCTTTCACTCTTTCAGGAACATACGGAGGTGGTTGGACTCCTGGACCCGGACCCCCGCCGCTTTGAAGTAGCCGGAGAACAATACCCGTCATTGAAGGAACTCCCCTGCTACAAGCCCGAGGAGCTGGAAAAAATGATACGGGAGTGCAGACCCGACGTGCTGCTTATTGCCGGCAGGGACAATACTCACGCCCGGTACGTGCTTGCGGCCCTGGAACACGATATCGATTCCCTGGTGGAAAAACCGATGGCCGCCGGTGCCGAGGACTGCCAGAAGATCATCGACGCGGAAAAGAAGAGCAAAGGCCGGGTCCAGGTCACCTTCAATTACCGCTATACCGCCATACACCGGCGCATCAAGGAGATGATCCTCCAGGGCAAGGTTGGACGTATTACCTCCATCGACCTTAACTGGTACATCGACACCTACCACGGATCAAGTTACTTCCGGCGCTGGAACCGTTACCGGGAAATCTCCGGGGGTCTTTCCATCCACAAGGCTTCGCACCACTTCGACCTGGTAAACTGGTGGACCGGACAGCGCCCCGAGGAGGTCTTCGCCTTCGGAGCACTGAACTACTACGGTCCCGAGGGACCAAAGAATCCTTCAATAAAGGACGGCCGTTTCTGTCAGACCTGTGACGAAAAGGACCAGTGCATCTACTACCGCCGCTGGAATCACCGCACCGGCGACGCGGAGGTAAAGGACGACCACCTGGACCTGGACGAGGCCAGGAAAGCCAATTTTACCGGCTACCGTACCGACGCCTGTATCTTTGATTCGGACATACAGATCGAGGATACCTATACGGCGACCATCCGCTATGACAAGGGGGCGATGCTCTCCTATTCGGTCAACTTTTCCACCCCCTGGGAGGGTTACCGGGTGGCCATCAACGGAACGGAGGGGCGTATAGAATCCACGGAATACCATATGCCCCAGCGTATTCCCTTCCCCTTCGAGGAGCACCAGACAATCGAATACTATCCCCTCTTCGGCTCCAAGGAGATCATCCACGTGGTCGAGCGTCCCGGCGGCCATCACGGCGCAGATCCTGTTCTGCTGGAGGATGTCTTTCTGGGACCGGATCCTTCACGGGACTACGAGATCGCCTCGAGCTCCCTTGACGGAGCCCTTGCGGTGGCCACCGGAGAGGCTGTCTGGAAATCCGTACGGGACAGGCGCCCCTACAAGCTCCGGGAACTGCTCACGTATTAG
- a CDS encoding RNHCP domain-containing protein: MSRNKIHHTRENTAFICRHCGRIVPPSLSGTQHRNHCCHCLWSLHVDVRTGDRRSGCRNKMEPVGIWVMPDGEWSLIHRCTKCGMLKHNRIAGNDNEGALLSLALRPVSLLPFPVSAIADRMAEFHTTEGVLHG; this comes from the coding sequence ATGTCCAGAAACAAAATACATCATACCCGGGAAAACACCGCCTTTATCTGCCGTCACTGCGGCCGGATAGTCCCCCCTTCTCTGTCCGGTACGCAGCACAGAAACCACTGCTGCCACTGCCTGTGGAGTCTGCACGTGGATGTACGCACCGGAGACCGGCGCTCAGGCTGCCGGAACAAAATGGAACCCGTCGGTATCTGGGTTATGCCCGACGGAGAGTGGTCATTGATTCACCGCTGCACAAAATGCGGTATGCTGAAGCATAACAGGATTGCCGGGAACGACAACGAAGGCGCGCTGCTTAGCCTGGCCCTGAGGCCTGTGTCCCTGCTCCCCTTTCCTGTATCCGCTATTGCGGACAGGATGGCGGAATTTCATACTACAGAGGGTGTGCTCCATGGCTGA